The nucleotide window TCGTACTTCCGGAATAGATTGGCATATGCATGCTGTGGACCATTCCCGTAACATGAAATAATGGCAATGTGGTTAAATGAACGGCACTAGTGGTAGAGCTCGACCAGTGATACGCGCCGATTGTATTCGCCTGAACAGTGCGGTTCGTATGCATACAGCCTTTTGCAGGCCAGTAGTTCCAGAAGTATAAGGAAGCACAACCAGGTCATCTGCCTGGGTAGTATGAGCACCTGGTTCATACTGAGATGCTATAGCTTCCTTCCAGTGGAAGTGACCTGGCTGCTCGTAAACCTTTCTTGCTGCTTCAACTTCGGGCGGCACTATGCCGTTGAATTCGTTCCCTTTATAATCAGAATAAGCAGCAACTACGACATTATTTAATGGAGTCGTTCCTACGAGCGGCTCGACCTTGTCGTACAGCTCCTTGCCAACAAGCGCGGAAATGATTCCACAATCCTTGATATAAAAGCTTAGCTCATCTGCAGTCAGCATTGGATTGATTGGCACAACGACTGCATCAGCCCTTAAAATGGCATAGAATCCTAACACGAACTGTGGTGAATTTTGCATGAACAACAATACTCTTTCCCCTTTGGCAACACCCAGTTTTTGCTGGAGGAAACCAGCGAGATCGTTGACCTCTCGATCAAGCTCCCTGTAGGAAATTTCATTTCCGTAATAAGAGATTGCGCTCTGGTCTGGATAACGTGCTGCACTGACTTTTAAATTTTCATAGAGTGATGTATCGGGTAATTTAAGTGATTTAGAGATTTTCGGCCAATGGTCAAAATGAAGATTAGGCATCATGCATTCCTCCTTAGTATTTACTCAACAGGTTTAAGAGAACTTCTGTTCTTGAAAGCTTCTGCAGCGTCCTTTATTGCTTTCTTCCCGTCCGGAAGAAATTCGGTCATTCCGAGGAAACCGTGGAGCATTCCAGGGACGCATACATATTCCGTATCCACTCCAGCATTTTTCAGTTTCATGGCAAAATGCTCGCCGCCATCGCTTAAAGGATCAAGTTCTGCGGTCATGATACATGTTGGAGGAAGCTGGGCAGTGATATCATCAGGAATCAGCATCGGTGCGGCCAGAGGATTTTGGGTATCTTCAGGTGAGTTCAGGTATTGTTCACGGAACCAGTTCATAGTAGACTTCGTTAAATAGTAGCCTTCGCCGTATTTTTCGTAGGATGGAGTATATTCAAAACCTGTAGACGGGTAAAACAGCATTTGGTAAGCAATCGATGGTGTCTGACTCTCGACTTCAAGATAACTGACAACAGCCGCAAGATTCCCTCCTGCGCTATCGCCTGCCACTGCGATAAAGGTTTCATCGATATTCAGCTCAGCAGCGTTTTCAAACACCCATTTAGCAGCTAGATAGGCATCTTCTACTGCAACCGGGAACTTGCTTTCTGGTGCGAGACTATAATCCACTGAAATTACTATACATTTAGCCTCGTTAGACATTGTGTGGCAAAGGGCGTCATGTGTTTCGATATTTCCAATCACCCACCCGCCTCCATGGTAATAAACAATGGCTGGCAGCTGTGACTCTCCAATTTCTTCAGGTGTATAAATCCTGATATCGATTTCTTCGTTAAAGCCTCTTATTTTCTGGTCTTCCGTTATTGCGAGTTTTTCGGCTTTGCTCATTAATTTTGAAGATTGTTCATATCCCTTTCTGGCTTCCTCTAATGGAAGCTTTTCCAGTGGCGGAACTGGGTTATTGGCAAATGCTTGAAGCAGCGCTTTCACTTCTGATTTCAATGGCATAATCACTCCCTCTTTTATGTAAACGCTGTCATTTTATACGGCAATGATTCTTTTTTTATCTAAAAGCATAGGAACCTTATAAAATATATTTTGTTGGGAAACAAATTCAATTTCCTTTTCAAATCCATGTTTGTTGAGCATTCGGCTGACTCGGGAAGCTTTTAAAATATCATCACTATTTTGATTGTGTGCATGGTAGAAACTATGTGCAGCATAAGCTGAATCGGTTAGCAAAAGCTCATCGCCATATTGCTTGATAAGGCAGTCAATAAAGCATCCAGCTCCTTGGAAATCTTCTACATTAAACTCATTTGAGGACCCCGAGCAGACGACCACGATCGTCTCTTCTTGATAATCTTTTAAAATATGATTGGCAACTGCCTCGCAGTTCATCAGGGACGCTGCATAAACCGCATTCGCTTCGGCAGAATTTTTAAGTGCGACAGTTCCGTTAGTGGTAGACAGGATGACGGACTTCCCCTTAATTTTTTCTTTAAGCTCCAGCGGATTGGGTGAGAGAAAGCCATCAATTGTTTTTCCCTGATACTCTCCGACGAGTATGAAACTGTCTTTTTCCCTTAAAGCAGCTTCTTGTTCGGCTGCCTTCCCATCCAGGACCGGAATCACTTCTTTGGCACCAAACTCCAGTGCTGACGCGATCGTGGATGTGGCCAGCAGAACATCGAAAACAACAGCGATTTTGTTGTCAGCCATTTTACGTTTATCGATGTCCTCCTTTTTTAGCAAAAGGTGAACTTTCATCATCCTTCAGCCCTTTCTGTCATTTTTTTCTGCTGTGTAAAGCGCATATTGGATCAGGCTGCTGACAAACGCATCAAGCTGCGCAAACCGTGGATCCTTTGTCTGTCCCTTTTTCCATCTGTAATAGATTTGCTGGCAAATGACAGCAAGCTTGAAATAAGCAAAGGTTTGATAAAAGTTCATGTTAGCCAAATCCCTGCCGCTTTTCCTCGCGTAATCCTCCATAAATTCATCACGAGTCATAAAACCCGATTTTACCGTGACCGGCGGCTTCCCCATTCCTTTTTTCAAAAGATCGGAGTCGTCTGGTTCAATCCAATAGCTCATCGCTACACCCAAGTCGGCAAGAGGATCACCTACAGTAGTCATCTCCCAGTCGAATAGCCCGACCATTTCTGTCATTTCCTCATTGAACATGGCATTGTTCAGTTTGTAATCATAATGGATGATTGATGGCGATTCAGATTCAGACACATTCTTCAGCATCCATTGCTTTAATTGCTCAACGCCTTGAACGATATCCGTTTCAGCCCGCTCATACCGGCGAATCCAGCCTAAGACCTGCCTTCCCATGAAGCCATCGGGTTTTGTCATTTCTGTAAGCTTTGTTTTTGTATAGTCAATGCTGTGCAACTCAACAAGATGGTTGACCATCGTTTCTGACAATGACCTGCAAATCTCTCTGCTTGGCGTAATGCCTGCAGGGAATTCAGTGTCAAGGACAATGCCACGCTTTCTTTCCATTACAAAAAACGGACTGCCTATGACACTTTCATCTGCAAACAAATATGGTTTTGGAGCAGCCCTGAAATGAGGGCTGATCTCTTTGAGGATTTTATATTCCCTTTCCATATCATGCGCTTTTGGCGCAACAGGACCGAGCGGGGGACGCCTTAAGACCGCCTCCCAGTCACCCATCTTCAGCTGATAGGTTAGATTAGATTTTCCAAAGCTGAATTGCTCGATCGACAAGTGTTCTTCAGGAAGGTTCGATAAGTGCTCCCGTAAGTAGTTTTCGATCGCACTAGTAGCAAGTTCTTCCCCTTGTCTGATTGGAATCGTATCAGCCGCCATTCGTACCACTCCTTCTTTAGGTGAATTTTTCATTCTCGCTCAATGATTGTGGCGATTCCCTGTCCGCCGCCGATGCAAGCAGTGATCAGCGCGTACCGTCCGCCTCTTCGCTCAAGCTCGTAAACAGCTTTCGTTATCAGGATCGCTCCGGTTGCTCCCAATGGATGCCCATGAGCAATCGCCCCTCCGTTTACATTGACCTTTGTTTTATCCATGTTTAGCTCTCTGTCACAAGCAATGACCTGTGCAGCAAATGCTTCGTTTATCTCGATGATGTCCATGTCATCGAGGGTCAGACCGGATTTCTCAAGTACTTTCTTTACTGCTGGTACTGGACCAATACCCATGATATTTGGGTCCACCCCTGCTAATGCCTGCTCCCTTACTACCGCCAATGGTTTCACACCTAATTCTTGCGCTTTCTCCCTTGACATCACTATCAGAGCTGCCGCGGCATCATCAGGCCCGAACTGCTTCCAGCTGTTACCGTCCCACCCTGTAAAAAGGCCGGCTTTAGCGTGGAAAGTGCTTCATTAGACGTTTGCGGCCGCGGATGCTCATCCTTATTAAAAATGACTGGTGCACCTTTCCGGACAGGTATCTTAATCGGGACAATTTGTTCGTCAAATCGGCCTTCACCCATTGCTGCAGCCATTTTTTGCTGACTTGCCAGTGCGAACTCATCCTGCTCTTCCCTGCTGATTGAATACTTTGTTGCTAGATTTTCCGCTGTGATGCCCATTGGCGGATCACCGATTTCTTTTGGTGACAGCTGGGACTTCCGAAAGCTTGGCGGCACAGGACTGTAAGCTCTTTCCGGCTTATCCATTAAATAAGGCGCCCTGCTCATGCTTTCAACCCCGCCGGCAACATAGACATCACCCATCCCCGCCTTGATTGCCTGGGCCGCAAGATTGACTGCATTAATTCCTAATCCGCACTGGCGATCAATCGTCAGGCCTGGCAATTCAAGTGAAAGTCCTGTTTCGAGGGCTGTCAGCCTGGCAATGTTACCGCCGCCGCTTATGACATTTCCCATAATGACATCATCAATCATTACTGGCGTGACATTCGTCCTTTTGACCGCTTCCTTTATTACTTCTGCTCCAAACACATGGGCAGGAACAGAAGCAAGTGCTCCGCCATGCCTTCCGATTGCTGTCCTTACCGCAGATACAATGACTGCATCTCTATTCATGGCAGCTGCCCCCTTTTCTAAAGCACATGTGTACCGCCATCGACAATGACCACATCACCTGTAATGTAATCTGACGCAGATGCTGCGAGGAATACTGCTACACCTTTAAGGTCGCTGTCAGATCCAAATTTACGCAGCGGAGTTCCCTTAAGAATTGCATCGCCGCCTTTTTCAAGCAGCCCTTTTGACATCTTTGTAGGAAAGAATCCAGGTGCGATTGCATTAACATAAATGCCGCGAGGTCCCCATTTTACTGCTAAGTCTTTTGTAAAAGTAATGACAGCACCCTTGCTGGCGTTATATCCGATTGCATCCATCACCTTTGGGTTGGAACCCTTCAGCCCAGCGACGGAAGCGATATTGATGATTTTGCCTGACCCTTGCTCAAGCATGACTTTGCCGGCTGTCTGTGACATCAAGAATGTACCAGTCACATTGACATTCAAGACTTTTTGCCATGCTTCAAGCGGCATTTCTTCAGCAGGCGCTCCCCAGGAAGCACCGCTGTTATTGACAAGGATATCGATCCGGCCGAATCTCTCAACGGTTTGTTCTACTACGTTTTTTACATCTTCTGGGCTGGTGATGTCACATTTCAGCGCCAGCGATTCCACACCGATTTCCTTCAGCTTCTCGCTGACTTCCTCACAGGCTTCGACTCGTCGTGAACAAACGACCACATTGGCCCCTGCTTCTGCAAAACCAATAGCGATTTGTTCTCCAAGGCCTCGGCCACCGCCTGTGACAATGGCAACTTTTCCTTTAAGTGAAAATAGTTCTGATACATGCATTGATGAATCCTCCTTACATATATTTTTTCAGTTCGTCTTGCAATCGCTCGTTTGTGTACCTCATCTGGCCCATCCGCCAATCTTAATGTCCTGATATTCGCCCATGCCGCTGCGAGCGTAAAGTCGTCACTTACACCTGCAGCGCCGAAAGCCTGAATCGCCCTGTCGATGATTTTGAGTGCCATATTAGGTGCAACCACTTTGATCATCGCAATCTCTGCTTTGGCTTCTTTGTTCCCGACTGTATCCATCATGTAGGCTGCCTTTAGTGTCAGGAGTCTCGCCTGTTCGATATCGATTCTTG belongs to Mesobacillus subterraneus and includes:
- a CDS encoding alpha/beta hydrolase, producing MPLKSEVKALLQAFANNPVPPLEKLPLEEARKGYEQSSKLMSKAEKLAITEDQKIRGFNEEIDIRIYTPEEIGESQLPAIVYYHGGGWVIGNIETHDALCHTMSNEAKCIVISVDYSLAPESKFPVAVEDAYLAAKWVFENAAELNIDETFIAVAGDSAGGNLAAVVSYLEVESQTPSIAYQMLFYPSTGFEYTPSYEKYGEGYYLTKSTMNWFREQYLNSPEDTQNPLAAPMLIPDDITAQLPPTCIMTAELDPLSDGGEHFAMKLKNAGVDTEYVCVPGMLHGFLGMTEFLPDGKKAIKDAAEAFKNRSSLKPVE
- a CDS encoding 2-phosphosulfolactate phosphatase gives rise to the protein MMKVHLLLKKEDIDKRKMADNKIAVVFDVLLATSTIASALEFGAKEVIPVLDGKAAEQEAALREKDSFILVGEYQGKTIDGFLSPNPLELKEKIKGKSVILSTTNGTVALKNSAEANAVYAASLMNCEAVANHILKDYQEETIVVVCSGSSNEFNVEDFQGAGCFIDCLIKQYGDELLLTDSAYAAHSFYHAHNQNSDDILKASRVSRMLNKHGFEKEIEFVSQQNIFYKVPMLLDKKRIIAV
- a CDS encoding phosphotransferase family protein translates to MAADTIPIRQGEELATSAIENYLREHLSNLPEEHLSIEQFSFGKSNLTYQLKMGDWEAVLRRPPLGPVAPKAHDMEREYKILKEISPHFRAAPKPYLFADESVIGSPFFVMERKRGIVLDTEFPAGITPSREICRSLSETMVNHLVELHSIDYTKTKLTEMTKPDGFMGRQVLGWIRRYERAETDIVQGVEQLKQWMLKNVSESESPSIIHYDYKLNNAMFNEEMTEMVGLFDWEMTTVGDPLADLGVAMSYWIEPDDSDLLKKGMGKPPVTVKSGFMTRDEFMEDYARKSGRDLANMNFYQTFAYFKLAVICQQIYYRWKKGQTKDPRFAQLDAFVSSLIQYALYTAEKNDRKG
- a CDS encoding SDR family oxidoreductase: MHVSELFSLKGKVAIVTGGGRGLGEQIAIGFAEAGANVVVCSRRVEACEEVSEKLKEIGVESLALKCDITSPEDVKNVVEQTVERFGRIDILVNNSGASWGAPAEEMPLEAWQKVLNVNVTGTFLMSQTAGKVMLEQGSGKIINIASVAGLKGSNPKVMDAIGYNASKGAVITFTKDLAVKWGPRGIYVNAIAPGFFPTKMSKGLLEKGGDAILKGTPLRKFGSDSDLKGVAVFLAASASDYITGDVVIVDGGTHVL